Proteins encoded by one window of Syntrophorhabdaceae bacterium:
- the meaB gene encoding methylmalonyl Co-A mutase-associated GTPase MeaB: MGLVDDILKGNEKSAARLITGVENGDREAYQELSLLFPHTGKAHIIGVTGPAGAGKSTLIGRLALEFSVRGENVGVIATDPTSINGKGAFLGDRLRMKGAEERNIFIRSMAHRSYPGGIARAAAAAAYIMEGLGKDPIIVESIGAGQSDKDLFFLCDTVITIFTAEYGDEIQLFKAGLMEIGDIIVVNKSDKPGAQEAACEINIAANRRTKPGEWDVPVVLTDANSGSGIDSLVEAVDGHRRSLAQKDRGAQRKADNMEAFMMALLKEEVWRRISARLTSGRTYKKISREVRSGRTDPYSAVQKILDELEPKWIFH, encoded by the coding sequence ATGGGTCTTGTCGACGACATCCTGAAGGGCAATGAAAAGAGCGCGGCCCGACTGATCACCGGGGTAGAGAACGGGGACCGTGAGGCTTACCAGGAGCTTTCGCTCCTTTTTCCCCATACAGGCAAGGCCCATATCATCGGCGTGACAGGTCCCGCGGGTGCAGGCAAGAGCACCCTCATCGGGCGCCTGGCCCTTGAGTTTTCCGTTCGGGGAGAGAACGTCGGGGTCATAGCCACAGATCCCACCAGTATCAATGGAAAGGGTGCCTTTCTCGGCGACCGGCTGCGGATGAAAGGGGCCGAAGAGCGCAATATCTTCATCCGGTCCATGGCCCATCGCTCGTATCCGGGAGGCATCGCCAGGGCGGCTGCCGCGGCGGCCTATATCATGGAAGGTCTCGGCAAGGACCCCATCATCGTGGAAAGCATCGGCGCGGGTCAGTCGGACAAGGACCTTTTCTTTCTTTGCGATACCGTCATCACCATCTTCACGGCCGAATACGGCGATGAGATCCAGCTCTTTAAGGCCGGACTCATGGAGATAGGGGATATAATCGTTGTAAACAAGTCGGACAAACCGGGAGCACAGGAAGCGGCGTGCGAGATCAATATCGCCGCGAACCGCAGGACGAAACCAGGCGAATGGGATGTTCCCGTTGTCCTCACCGATGCTAACAGCGGCTCCGGCATCGATAGCCTCGTCGAGGCCGTCGATGGACACCGGCGCTCTCTTGCTCAAAAGGACCGGGGGGCACAGCGGAAGGCGGACAACATGGAGGCCTTCATGATGGCCCTTCTCAAGGAAGAGGTGTGGCGGAGGATATCGGCGAGGTTAACCTCCGGTCGGACCTATAAAAAAATATCCCGGGAGGTCCGCTCCGGCAGGACCGATCCGTACAGCGCCGTTCAGAAAATACTCGACGAACTGGAGCCGAAATGGATTTTTCACTGA